Genomic DNA from Vibrio vulnificus CMCP6:
CAGTGGCCGATGTTTGCTCTCCGCTGGCAAGAGCAATGTGCTGGTTGAGCTGCAGAATCACAGCAATTTGCGCATCGATATCACTTAGGGCTTGCTGTGCCAAGCTGGCTTGTTGTTGGGTTTCGGTGGATTGACGCTGTGTTTGTTCCATCGATAAACAGACATCGTTGGCGCGTTGTTGCAACTGCGCGATGATGTGTTGAATTTCATCGGTACTGCTGCTGGTGCGCGTAGCCAATGTGCGTACTTCGTCAGCGACCACTGCAAAGCCACGGCCTTGCTCACCCGCTCGGGCGGCTTCTATTGCAGCGTTGAGCGCAAGTAAATTGGTTTGCTCGGCCACACCCCGGATAACTTCCAACACTGAGCCTACTTTTTGGGTTTCTTTGGCTAGCTCTTGCACATTGAGCTCTGTTTGGGTCACGGTGTGTGACAAGGCATGCATGTAGCCAGAGGCTTTTTCAATGATGGCACTGCCTTCTTTGCCTTTCTCTGCGGCAGTCTGCGCTGCACTGGCTGCCTCTTGAGCCGAATCGGCCACTTGCATATTGCTGTCGTGCAGTTGCTTCATGGCACTGGCAACGGAATCGACCGAGTGCTGCTGGGCGGTGGCTTTTTCGAGTGCATTTCTTGCCACTTGGGTCAGCTCAGAGGCAGAGCCGGTGACATCACGTGTGACAGGGGCAATGCCTTGTACGATGAGGCGGATCTTGCTGGTGAATTGGTTAAACGCACGGGCGATTTGTGCTAACTCATCTTGGCCGTCGGCAGGCAGTTGCTTGGTCAGGTCGCCATCTCCTTGTGCAATATCCTCTAAAGCGCGCTGCGTCGCTCTACAAGGCTGGGTAATGCTGTTGCCTATCCAGCCAGCCAGTAACAACATCACTGCGCCTGTAAGGCTCAACTGGAGAAGGGAGGCGCGAATACGCTGCCACACCAGCGCTTCGACATCATCGATATAAACGCCACTGCCGGTAATCCAACCCCACGGCTGGAACATTTGCACATAAGAGACTTTTTCCACATCGACGTCTGAACCCGGCTTTGGCCACATGTAATGGACAAAGCCAGCCCCGGATGTTTTTGCCACCGAAACCATTTCAACAAACAGCGCCTTGCCAGTCGGATCTTTCACTGCGCTTAAACTCTTGCCGTTCAGTTGCGGTTTCATCGGGTGCATGATCA
This window encodes:
- a CDS encoding methyl-accepting chemotaxis protein, with product MVGSSLRVINIKQRLYVLTFVITSLLLLPFIALLYAYQSDLMEAKQVKTRHLVEAAVSLQQHYYQQEQAGRLSREEAQTQAKAAISQLRYEKEDYFWINDDQPNMIMHPMKPQLNGKSLSAVKDPTGKALFVEMVSVAKTSGAGFVHYMWPKPGSDVDVEKVSYVQMFQPWGWITGSGVYIDDVEALVWQRIRASLLQLSLTGAVMLLLAGWIGNSITQPCRATQRALEDIAQGDGDLTKQLPADGQDELAQIARAFNQFTSKIRLIVQGIAPVTRDVTGSASELTQVARNALEKATAQQHSVDSVASAMKQLHDSNMQVADSAQEAASAAQTAAEKGKEGSAIIEKASGYMHALSHTVTQTELNVQELAKETQKVGSVLEVIRGVAEQTNLLALNAAIEAARAGEQGRGFAVVADEVRTLATRTSSSTDEIQHIIAQLQQRANDVCLSMEQTQRQSTETQQQASLAQQALSDIDAQIAVILQLNQHIALASGEQTSATELINHNLLQIVDHSEQTAAQANQVAAASEQLMASGNQLQVNFAAFKV